A single region of the Kwoniella botswanensis chromosome 1, complete sequence genome encodes:
- a CDS encoding CTP synthase, which translates to MVKYILVCGGVISGIGKGVIASSTGLTLKAAGLKVTAIKIDPYMNIDAGTMAPTEHGEVYVLNDGGETDLDLGNYERYLDVSLNKDNNVTTGKVYSHVIDRERKGDYLGKTVQIIPHLTNAIQDWIERVSKIPVDGTGEEPDVCIIELGGTVGDIESMPFVEAMRQFQFRVGHDNFALIYVSLIPVVGGEQKTKPTQAGVRDLRGLGLLPDLIACRCTDTLLTATMEKVSMFCHVSPKQVLGVHNVSSTYHVPLLLQQQGMLDFLKKRLNLGEVTINDKFKKKGEEFMGRWKALTVGQERLFDTVSIVLVGKYTTLEDSYMSVVKALEHASMRCGRKLELQWVDSSDLEPHTQISNPVKFHDAWSALCSAKGIIVPGGFGHRGTEGMISAVKWAREQHVPFLGICLGFQVAVIEWARHVCGLEGANSAELVPDTPHPVICFMPEISKTHMGGTMRLGLRPTIFQDHTESSKLRRLYGSNQVAWERHRHRYEVEPKYVEQLESKKGLRFVGKDERGERMQMLELDDHPYFVALQAHPEFCSRPLNPSPPFLGLIAAACGANVLTEQINKNENGGYVDPHPEESKIVPESEAYTEQAKGKKQSIEGVIRVRGEVDGDLQQREEQLEGVAINGDA; encoded by the exons ATGGTTAAATATATTTTAGTCTGCGGTGGTGTCATTTC CGGTATCGGAAAGGGTGTTATCG CCTCGAGTACTGGTCTTACACTCAAAGCTGCCGGATTGAAAGTGACAGCTATCAAGATTGATCCTTATATGAATATAGATGCTGGTACCATGGCCCCAACGGAACATG GTGAAGTGTACGTCCTCAACGATGGGGGTGAAACAGATCTGGATTTGGGAAATTATGAGAGATACCTGGACGTGTCGTTGAACAAGGATAATAATGTAACGACCGGAAAGGTATATTCGCACGTGATTGATCGAGAG agaaaaggagattaCCTCGGGAAAACCGTACAAATCATTCCCCATCTCACCAACGCCATTCAAGATTGGATTGAAAGAGTATCAAAGATACCAGTGGATGGAACTGGGGAGGAACCTGATGTCTGCatcatcgag CTCGGTGGTACGGTCGGAGATATCGAGTCCATGCCATTCGTAGAAGCGATGCGACAATTCCAATTTCGAGTCGGCCACGACAACTTCGCTTTGATCTATGTCTCCTTGATACCCGTCGTTGGAGGTGAACAGAAGACTAAACCTACTCAGGCTGGTGTGAGGGATTTGAGAGGATTGGGTTTGTTGCCTgatttg ATCGCGTGCAGATGTACCGACACCCTTCTTACCGCAACTATGGAGAAAGTGTCCATGTTCTGTCACGTATCGCCCAAACAGGTCTTAGGTGTACACAACGTATCCTCTACCTACCACGTTCCACTGTTACTTCAGCAACAAGGAATGTTGGATTTCCTCAAGAAACGATTGAACCTCGGTGAAGTGACGATCAATGATaagttcaagaagaagggtgaggAATTCATGGGTCGATGGAAAGCTTTGACTGTTGG CCAGGAAAGACTCTTCGATACCGTCTCTATCGTTCTTGTCGGTAAATACACTACTCTCGAAGACTCGTATATGTCAGTTGTGAAGGCTTTAGAACATGCTTCTATGCGATGTGGTCGAAAGCTCGAGttgcag TGGGTTGACTCATCTGACCTTGAACCTCACACTCAAATATCCAACCCCGTCAAATTCCATGATGCCTGGTCTGCCCTCTGTTCAGCCAA AGGTATCATCGTACCTGGTGGATTCGGTCATCGTGGTACGGAGGGTATGATCTCAGCTGTGAAATGGGCTAGGGAACAACATGTACCATTCTTGGGTATCTGTCTAGGATTCCAGGTAGCTGTTATTGAGTGGGCTAGGCATGTATGTGGACTGGAAG GAGCCAATTCTGCCGAACTGGTGCCCGACACCCCTCACCCCGTCATCTGCTTCATGCCTGAGATCTCCAAGACTCACATGGGAGGAACGATGCGATTGGGTCTTCGACcaaccatcttccaagatcaCACCGAATCATCGAAACTGCGACGATTGTACGGCTCCAACCAGGTCGCATGGGAAAGGCACAGACACAGGTACGAAGTGGAACCGAAATACGTGGAGCAGCTGGAATCGAAGAAGGGATTAAGATTTGTAGgaaaggatgagagaggtgaaAGAATGCAAATGTTAGAAttagatg ACCACCCATACTTCGTCGCTCTTCAAGCTCATCCCGAATTCTGCTCTCGACCACTCAACCCATCGCCGCCTTTCCTCGGTCTTATCGCTGCTGCCTGCGGTGCCAACGTGCTGACAGAGCAGATTAacaagaatgagaatggCGGATATGTCGACCCTCACCCAGAGGAGAGTAAGATAGTACCTGAAAGTGAGGCTTACACCGAACAGGCTAAAGGGAAGAAACAATCGATAGAAGGTGTGATTAGGGTTAGAGGGGAAGTGGACGGTGACTTGCAACAGAGAGAGGAGCAGTTGGAAGGTGTCGCCATCAATGGCGATGCTTAG
- a CDS encoding dihydropyrimidinase has protein sequence MAKQFDLIIKNGAVVTSDGVGRYEIGIKDGKIRQLSPSIDSELAKEVIDAEGGYVMPGGVDAHVHIAQDFTSGPKGVMGKCADDFLTGSRSAVCGGTTTIIAFAQHNRSDESLLKVVQDYHALSEKSGAYCDYGFHVIITRPDVQMLEKELPKLIEDWGITSCKLFMTYSSMQLSDNQLLDVMYETRKLFMTTMIHAENGDLISWLTNKLEQRGLVEPFYHAISRPPVVEMEATQRAIVLAEMIQNPVLFVHVGSASAAQIIRDAQTRGFPIYAETCPQYLHLTWDDLKRFHSPQCFENSKMICSPPPGPDDSDQEALWTGLRNGTFTIYSSDHCPFRYNDIHGKALGVLQHEQSLGFVRCPVDQEHLSEILDDKTGHFKYVPNGCPGVETRLPLLFEYGLKTGRVSPERYVDLVSTAPAKLYGLYPIKGALIPGISDADLVIWYPNDALPSFKLTNANLHHNVDYTPYEGMEFGNWPRYTIVRGQIVWAEGQLRASASVGEYLKRGTNQLATRPTKSIASDKRRVATWLYKA, from the exons ATGGCCAAAcaatttgatctgatcatcaagAACGGAGCTGTGGTGACGTCCGACGGTGTTGGGCGGTACGAAATCGGTATcaaagatgggaagataagGCAATTATCTCCTAGTATAGACTCAGAACTGGCGAAGGAGGTTATCGATGCGGA AGGAGGGTATGTGATGCCCGGTGGAGTCGATGCCCATGTTCATATCGCACAAGACTTTACCAGCG GACCGAAAGGCGTGATGGGCAAATGCGCGGATGACTTCCTCACCGGGTCTCGGTCGGCGGTGTGCGGCGGGACTACCACGATCATCGCTTTTG CTCAGCACAATCGAAGCGACGAGTCATTGTTGAAGGTAGTGCAGGACTATCATGCATTGTCCGAAAAAAGCGGAGCGTATTGTGATTACG GATTTCATGTGATTATCACTCGCCCGGACGTACAGATGTTGGAAAAGGAGCTCCCAAAGTTGATCGAGGACTGGGGAA TCACATCGTGCAAGCTGTTTATGACTTACTCGTCAATGCAGCTGAGCGATAATCAGCTGTTAGATGTTATGTATGAGACTCGCAAGCTTTTCATGACAACA ATGATCCATGCTGAAAATGGGGATCTCATATCTTGGCTGACAA ATAAATTGGAGCAAAGAGGGCTGGTGGAACCCTTCTACCACGCAATATCAAGACCGCCAGTGGTAGAGATGGAAGCTACCCAGAGGGCCATCGTCCTGGCCGAGATGATACAAAATCCTGTCCTTTTCGTACATGTCGGTTCAGCG TCTGCAGCCCAAATCATACGCGACGCCCAAACTCGAGGATTCCCAATCTATGCCGAGACTTGTCCTCAATACCTGCACCTGACATGGGATGATCTG AAACGATTCCATTCACCCCAATGTTTTGAGAATTCAAAAATGATTTGTTCGCCTCCGCCTGGGCCAGATGACTCTGATCAAGAAGCTTTATGGAC TGGACTCCGCAACGGAACCTTTACCATTTATTCTAGTGACCACTGTCCATTCCG ATACAACGACATACACGGCAAAGCCCTTGGGGTGTTGCAGCATGAGCAGAGTTTGGGGTTTGTCAGATGTCCTGTGGATCAAGAGCACCTGTCGGAAATCTTAGACGACAAGACAGGTCACTTCAAGTACGTGCCGAACG GCTGTCCAGGAGTGGAAACGCGTCTGCCTTTGCTTTTCGAATACGGTCTGAAAACTGGGCGTGTAAGTCCCGAACGGTATGTGGATCTGGTCTCAACCGCGCCAGCCAAGTTG TATGGTCTGTACCCGATTAAAGGCGCCCTGATCCCTGGTATTTCCGATGCGGATCTCGTAATATG GTATCCCAACGACGCTCTGCCATCCTTTAAGCTCACGAATGCCAACCTTCATCATAACGTTGACT ATACCCCTTATGAAGGGATGGAATTTGGGAACTGGCCGCGATACACCATTGTGAGAGGCCAAATCGTGTGGGCCGAAGGGCAGCTCCGAGCGTCTGCGAGTGTTGGAGAATATCTTAAGAGAGGGACTAATCAGCTTGCAACGAGACCGACGAAGTCTATAGCTTCTGACAAGCGCAGGGTCGCTACCTGGTTGTACAAGGCATGA
- a CDS encoding phosphopyruvate hydratase — protein MSSTVTKVHARQPYAPSCFSFPFPFHQSLASSSPHLFSAFGLTIIRNPTVEVDVHTEKGRFRAQVPSGASTGAHEAIELRDKGSDYVGKGVLKAVKNVNEIIAPALIDAKIPVTSQKEIDDFLIKLDGTDNKGKLGANAILGVSMAVSEAGAADQGKPLYAYLAGLAGVSEPYVLPTPAFNVINGGSHAGNALAFQEFMLLPTGASSFTEALKMGSETYHTLKKVITKKYGIDAANVGDEGGFAPNVSGAEESLDLLTEAIKQAGYTGKVQIGLDVASSEFYKEGKYDLDFKNPNSDSSKWLSGKELADLYHSYVDKYDIISIEDPFDQDDFDAWTHFTTTSKIQIVGDDLLVTNPKRIKTAIEKKACNALLLKINQIGTISESIQAVQLSQSNGWAVMTSHRSGETESTYIADLAVALKTGEIKTGAPCRSERVAKYNQLLRIEEELGDKAIYAGSKGLSKGTTAPELKDN, from the exons atgtCGTCCACTGTCACCAAAGTACACGCCAGACAA CCATATGCTCCTTCGTGCttctcatttccatttccattccatcaatctcttgcatcatcatctccccACCTGTTCTCTGCCTTTGGATTGACGATCATACGTAACCCTACCGTTGAGGTCGATGTTCACACCGAAAAAG GCCGATTCAGAGCCCAAGTCCCATCTGGTGCTTCCACCGGTGCTCACGAAGCCATTGAATTGAGAGACAAAGGATCAGACTACGTCGGTAAAG GTGTCCTCAAAGCCGTCAAGAACGTCAACGAAATCATCGCTCCCGCTCTTATCGATGCCAAGATCCCTGTCACTTCCCAAAAGGAAATTGATGACTTCCTCATCAAACTTGACGGTACCGACAACAAGGGTAAATTAGGTGCTAACGCCATTCTCGGTGTTTCCATGGCCGTTTCTGAGGCTGGTGCCGCTGATCAG GGTAAACCTCTCTACGCTTACCTCGCCGGTCTTGCTGGTGTCTCCGAGCCTTACGTTCTTCCCACCCCCGCTTTCAACGTTATCAACGGTGGTTCTCACGCCGGTAACGCCCTTGCCTTCCAAGAATTCATGCTTCTCCCCACCGGTGCTTCTTCATTCACCGAAGCCTTGAAGATGGGTTCCGAGACCTACCACACCCTCAAGAAGGTTATCACCAAGAAATACGGTATTGATG CCGCCAATGTCGGTGACGAAGGTGGTTTCGCCCCTAACGTCTCTGGTGCTGAGGAATCCCTTGACCTCCTTACCGAAGCTATCAAGCAAGCTGGTTACACCGGTAAAGTCCAAATCGGTCTTGATGTCGCTTCTTCCGAATTCTACAAGGAGGGTAAATACGACCTTGACTTCAAG AACCCCAACTCCGACTCCTCCAAATGGCTCTCCGGCAAAGAACTCGCCGACCTCTACCACTCTTACGTCGACAAATACGATATCATCTCCATCGAAGACCCCTTCGACCAAGATGATTTCGACGCCTGGACCCACTTCACCACCACTTCCAAGATCCAAATTGTCGGTGATGACTTGCTCGTTACCAACCCTAAGAGAATCAAGACTGCCATCGAGAAGAAGGCCTGTAACGCTCTTTtgctcaag ATCAACCAAATCGGTACCATCTCTGAATCTATCCAAGC CGTTCAACTCTCTCAATCTAACGGTTGGGCAGTCATGACCTCTCACCGATCTGGTGAAACCGAGTCCACCTACATTGCTGATCTCGCCGTTGCTCTTAAGACCGG TGAAATCAAGACCGGTGCTCCTTGTCGATCCGAACGAGTTGCTA AATACAACCAACTTCTCcgaattgaagaagaactCGGTGACAAGGCCATCTACGCTGGTTCCAAAGGTTTGAGCAAGGGTACCACTGCCCCTGAACTCAAGGACAACTAA